The region CCTACATTCACAAAGCCGGCAGAATTCGCCTGCGACAAAGGCAGGTACTTGATCAGGTTCAGAGCCGCCGGGCTGAACGTGGCCGGATCAATCTTGAGTCCGCTCGTCTTGCGGGCGCAATTGCCTGTAGTGAGATTCTGGGTGAAGTCACCGGCCAGCATGGCAGCCGTCGGCAGACAGTAGCCGGTCGAGTTGCCGGTCTTGTGCTCGCGCGTTCCCTGATATCCGCCGAAGAAGAAGAGCTTGTCGGTGATGATCTTTCCGCCGAGAGTCCCGCCAAACTGGTTGCGCTTGACCGTGTCCTTGGTCGGGGAAAAGAAGTTCGTCGCGTTGATGACGTTGTTGCGGACGAAGTCAAAGATCGTGCCGTGCCACTGGTTCGATCCTGAATTGGTGACCACGTTCACCAGCGAGCCGGGGTGGATGCCATTGCGGGCAGGCAGCGAGTTCGATTCGACAGAGAACTCATGCAGAGCGTCCGGAAAGGGATACGGCAGATTGACATTGGTGAAGTTGTCCGTATGGTATCCGCCGTCGAGCACGTAGTTGTTGTAGTTGCCCTGGCTTCCGGCGACCGCAATCACGGTAGAGCTGGGATAGTTCTTGCTGCCGACCATGTCATTGCTCGGCGCGGTCACGGCGCCTCCCGAGACGAGCACCAGCTGGGTCGCCTGACGGCCGTTCAGCGGCATCTCGGTAATGCGAGCCTGGTCGATGACCTGCTTGAAGGTGCTGCTCTCCGTCTCCAACGCTACGCCAGAAGCCTCGACATTGACCTGCTCGGTCGTCGCGCCCACCTGCAGGTGAGGATTGATGGAGATGTTGTTACCGACTTCAAGAACACCAGTCTGGGTCAAGGTCTGGAAACCCTGGGCGGTCACGCTCAGCGAATAGGCACCAACGGGAACGTTGGGCATGGCGTAGACGCCCTGGTTATCGGTGGTGGAGACACGCGATACGCCGGTGGCGGTCTGCTTCAGCGTCACGATCGCATTGGGAACAGCGGCCCCCGTAGGATCGGTGACTGTGCCCTGAACACTGGCAGTTCCGGCAGCCTGCGCCCACGCTTTGGGAAGCATCATAAGCGGGAGCAAGGCAAACAGGAAAAGCAGATTGGATAGTCCACTTTTTGATTTTTTATGCATGGTATGGCCTCAAAAGTAAGTTCAATAAAATGTTTTCGACTTTGGTTGGATCTCTGGAAAATGCGCGGATACTCCGCGAAAGGACTATATGGAGGCGCCTTCACGACTGTCAACAGGAAACCATTCCCCTTTTGAAGTTTGAAGGTGCGAAGTCGGGAACATGGTCAGACCAGATGACCGTGCGCCTGCCTATCTGCGAGCCAGCGCAACCCGCGGAATCGCCTGCAGATCGTTGACGAAGCCGACGTCGCGCCAACCGGAGAGAAGCCCTGCGATCGCATCGCGCTGGCCATGCCCGATCTCCATGGCCAGCAGGCCTCCCGGTTTCAGCGCCTTGTATGCCTGGGGGATAAGCCGCTTATAGATCGCCAGGCCATCGTCTTCCGCATACAGCGCCGAGGCAGGCTCGTATCGGCTCACCTGGGGATGAAGCTGCGCGGCCTCCCCGGCAGGAACGTAAGGTGGATTACTGACGACAGCGTCAAAGAACCCATGCCACTGGTGGGACGGAAGTGCGTCCAGCAGATCGGAGACGACAAACTGCATCCTGCTCTCGACTCCAAGAGCGGCTGCGTTGCTCCCGGCGACCTCAAGGGCAGCCGGCGAAAGATCCAGCGCGTACACCGAGGCCAGCGGAAGATGATGCGCCAGCGCGATGGCAATCGCTCCCGACCCGGTCCCGATATCGGCAATGGCGACCGGACGGTCATGAGGCAGTCGCTCGAGAGCTGCTTCGACCAGGTGCTCGGTCTCCGGACGCGGGATCAACACGGCGGGCGTAACGCGAAAGGCCAGCCCATAGAACTCCTGCGAGCCCACGATGTACTGGACCGGCTCATGCTGCAGTCTTCGGGCAATGCACGCCTCATAGGCCTGCACCTGTTCGCTGTTGAGCAGCCGCGCAGGGTCGGAGCGCAGCACGGTGCGCGGAGCCGCGAGCACATGGAGCAACAGAAGCTCCGCATCCCGCCGCGCCGTATCCGCAAGAAGAGGATCCGCTGCCAGGCGGTCTGCTGCATCGCGCAGCGCCTGCCGAAGCGTTATGGAAGCGCCGGACAGCTCACATGCTCCTGACCATAATGACGTTGCCGTCCGGGTCCGAGATCGTCAGGGTATCTTTGGATTGCAACATCGTGATGTGCTGCTTGTGCAGGAGGCGGCGCGACTTCGACAGATTGGTCGACCGAAGAATAAAGCGCGCCTTCGGCCCCAGCGCATCCGCCTTGACCAGCTCAATCTCCTGGCCGGAGTTTCCGGGCATGTGCAGAAACATCGGATCGCCCGCGATGGACTTGAATGAGAGCTGGTTCAGGTAGAAGTCCCGTGCGGAAGCAGGGTCGCGCACGGCGATCGAGACCGAGACGATCGCATCGCCAACGCGGTCCTCGCCCAGGTGCTTGCCGCGGTCGTTGAAGTGCATGGAACCGGGCTCGTACTGGGTGTACTCAAGGTTCTGCGCGGCGCCGTTGGCGTCGATCGGCCCCGCCAGCGTGAACAGAAGATTTCCGGCGCCGGCCTTGCGAACTTTCGTCGGGGTCAGCCCATGCTCCAGGTAGTCGTCGTGGACGGCCTGCAG is a window of Edaphobacter sp. 12200R-103 DNA encoding:
- the prmC gene encoding peptide chain release factor N(5)-glutamine methyltransferase — its product is MSGASITLRQALRDAADRLAADPLLADTARRDAELLLLHVLAAPRTVLRSDPARLLNSEQVQAYEACIARRLQHEPVQYIVGSQEFYGLAFRVTPAVLIPRPETEHLVEAALERLPHDRPVAIADIGTGSGAIAIALAHHLPLASVYALDLSPAALEVAGSNAAALGVESRMQFVVSDLLDALPSHQWHGFFDAVVSNPPYVPAGEAAQLHPQVSRYEPASALYAEDDGLAIYKRLIPQAYKALKPGGLLAMEIGHGQRDAIAGLLSGWRDVGFVNDLQAIPRVALARR
- a CDS encoding VOC family protein produces the protein MPRFVRAFRFSLAAVVLSLLSPLARAQQAPPLAGIAHIAMRVRSLDAAREFYQKLGYEEAFLLKDKQDKPRESFIKINDHQFIELYPANPDVPKESMIGFLHVCFEGDDNLQAVHDDYLEHGLTPTKVRKAGAGNLLFTLAGPIDANGAAQNLEYTQYEPGSMHFNDRGKHLGEDRVGDAIVSVSIAVRDPASARDFYLNQLSFKSIAGDPMFLHMPGNSGQEIELVKADALGPKARFILRSTNLSKSRRLLHKQHITMLQSKDTLTISDPDGNVIMVRSM